Part of the Nitrosophilus alvini genome, CTGGGAAAAGTACTGCAAGCTCGGGAGGCAAAACTCCTGTAAGAGAGAGTTTGGATAATGCAAACAGAAGTCCCCACACTATAAGTGTTGTCAGAATCGCCATAAAACCGAAAAGAGTAATGCTTGCAAATCTTCTGCTGATAGGTACAAAATAGAAAAGTATTACTAACAAAAATGGGGCGAAAAAGGGATATACAAGCTGAGAATAGAGTATACTTTTTATTTTATCTGTATTGACATTCTGTTTGCTTAGAAGTATTATGGCCTCTATGGCATCTATAATACTGAAACTGGTTTTACCTTCATATATGGTATCCAGAATTTTGGGCCTGAAACCTTCAAGAAGTTTCAACTCACTTTTTTGTGATACTTCTATATTGCTACCATCTTGATTTTTTTTATAATTGACTACTGTTGCGTTTCTTATCTTCCAGAGGTTTTGGTCAAAAAATGCCTCTTTTGCTTTTATTATCTCTTTTAAAACATCATTTTCAACTTTGAATATCCTGATATTCTCTGCTCTTTTCTGCAAGGGGTAGAGCTTTTCAAAATAGATATAGTTGTCGTAATATTTAAAAAAAAGATTTGTCGTCGAGTCTGTAAAATAGCTGTTTTTTTTGATACTGTCTGCATATTCGGAAGAGTAGGCAAAGGGGGTTGCATGCAAAACAATGTAGAAAAACAGCAATATCACTGACGATATAAAAAAAGGCTTTATAACTCTTTTTCTGTCGTATCCGACCGAATAGAAAGCTACAAGTTCATTTGACCGTATAAGATAAACTTTGGCGGAAATCATACCAAAAATCAAAGAAATGGGCAAAAGCATATCTGCACCGTAAAACGCCTTATACATAACATAAAGAACCTGCAGGTTAGCAGAGTCGGGAAGAGATTTGAAAGATTGCAGAAAATCGAGCCCTACAAAAAAAAGTGTCAGAGCCAGAAAAATAACAGCAAAATATTTTAAATAGAGTCTTCCCAGGTATCTATAATATATCATCAGGCCTCTTTAAAGATAATGTTAAGCGTTGCTTGCCCGCAAAATTTTATCAGATATTGCTTTAAAAGGGGATAACGGAGGGTTTTTAGCCTGTAATAGCACCTTTTTTCGTATATTTGGAACGAACCTCATCCAGAGATTTTTTTGTCAACGCCACTGCAGCTTCTGCAGCATTTTTGATAATCTCTTCTAGATGTTCACTCTGTGCCAAATCAAAATCACTCAATACATATGAAACAACTTTTGCTTTTTCCTTAGGTCTGCCTACGCCTATCCTAACTCTTATATAATCATTTCCTATAAAAGAGTCCAAAGATTTCAAACCGTTATGTCCCCCACTGCTTCCTCCAACTTTTATCCTTATGGCTCCGAACGGAAGGTCTATATCGTCGTGACAGACAATAATATTTGAATTTTCAATTTTATAAAAATTTTTCACTGCAGATACGCTCTGGCCTGAGAGATTCATAAAAGTCATAGGTTTTAGCAGAAGGGTGGAATCTGTTTTGTAGAGCTCTCCCTTAAAAGAGCTTTTATTGATCGGTGTTGCTTTATAGTGAGAGACTAGATAGTCTATCACCATAAAGCCTATATTGTGTCTGTTTTTTTCGTATTTGGGACCTGGATTTCCCAGACCTACGATAAGAAACATTTTTATTTGGCTTTTATAACGCCTACTACCGCTACTCTGTCTGCAACCATATGCTGAACGCCTTCAGGAAGCTCTATATCTCTGATAAGTATCGCGTCACCCACGTCAAGATCGGTTACATCAAGAGTTATGCTGTTTGGAACATTCTCAATGGCACCTTTTACTTTGATTCTCCTTTTTGAAATGACCAAAACACCTTTGTTTTTAAGTCCCTTTGGAGTCCCTACAGTTTTAATAGGCACCATATAGTAAGTAACAACACCAGGTTGTGCCACCATAAGGTCCACATGAAGCAGATCGCTTGTTACAGGGTCTTTTTGGTACTCCTGAACAACCACATTTATCTCTTTATCACCCACTTTTACCGGAAAAGCCAAGTTTTCTTTGCTTTTTACAGCTCTTATAAATTCGCCTTTTTTGAAAGCGGCATGAATATTTTCAAGGCCTTTTCCGTAAATGTTGGCAATTAGATAACCATCTCGGCGTAATGCTTTGGCACTCTTTTTGCCGATACTCTCTCTAATTACACCTTCTAGCATTTTGTGTCCTTTGTTTTAAATTGAACTGCGATAATACCCAAAAAACAATTAAAAAAAGTTAAATTTTTAAATCAAATACATCGTCATCTTTTGCAGATCCCGCTCCTGCCTGTCCCGCTTTGGTCTCGTTTGTAAAGCCATCGATTTTAAGTTTCATATCTGCTTTTGACGTTGCATTGCTTAGAGCCTCTTCATGATCTATTAGACCTTTTTGATAAAGTTTGAGCAGTGCCTGATCGAATGTTTGCATTCCGTATATAGCACCCTCTTCTATAGCATCTGCGATTTCCATTTCACGTCCATTCTCTATAAGCGTCTCTATTCTTTTTGTTTTGAACATTATTTCCACTGCCGCTATTCTTCCTCCCTCTTTTTTCTTGACAAGCCTTTGCGACACAACACCTTGAAGAACGGAAGCAAGAATGATTCTTATTCTGTTTTGTTCTCCGGGAGGAAACATACTTATAATTCTATTAACGGTCTCTTTTACATCGAGAGTATGCAGTGTTGAAAAGACCAGATGCCCTGTTTCTGCCGCATGAAGCGCCATCTCTATAGTTTCAAGGTCTCTCATCTCTCCTACAAGTATGATATCGGGGTCTTCCCGCAGAGCAGCTCTTAGAGCTCTTGAAAAACTCAGGGTATCCTGCCCTATGCTTCTTTGGTTTATAATGCATTTTTTGTCTTTATGAACAAATTCTATAGGGTCTTCAATAGTGATAATATGCTCTTTTCGTGTATTGTTTATCTCATCTATCAAAGCTGCAAGCGTTGTTGACTTACCGCTTCCTGTAACCCCGGTAACCAGAACCATGCCTCTTGGGATTTTTGCAAAATTATAAATTGCATCGGGCAATTGCAACTCTCTTATCCCTTTTATCTCTACAGGAATTGTTCTGAACACCGCAGAAACCCCGTCCATCTGAAAAAAGAGATTGACACGAAATCTTGTATTTTCATCAAATACATATACCAGGTCCACATCTTTTTTTTCGACAAGTTCATGAAATCTCGTTCTAAGAAGTTCTTTGGCAAGAGTTAGAGCGTCTTCTTTTGATATGATTTCTCCCGAAAAGGGAATAATATCTCCGTTAACTCTCGCTCTGATCAAAGAATTTGCTTTTACATGAAGGTCGCTTCCCCCTACCTGCAACAACTTTTGAAGATAGCCTCTTATTTTTTTTGTTACCTCGAAAGTGAGTTTGCTGACATCTATCTCATACATATCTACTCCAATTCAGCCAGTATCTCTTTGAATGCTACTTTAAAAGCTTCAAGTCCTTCATCCATAAGCTCTTGGCTTACTTTTTCCACATCGATTCCGTTTCTTTTCAGGTTTTCGAAAAACTCTTCGATTTTTTCACGTTCAATCGGAAGTTTTGCTTCTTTTTTCCCCGAATCTAAAAAATATTCTATCGTCTCAACAGGAGCGGTATTTATACTCATGGGTGCGAGAAGTTCGCTTATGTAATACTCCGGAGGATAGCTTTTATCTTTTACCCCTGTACTTGCGAAAAGGGCTCTTACATCCGGAAGAGCCCTGTCGGTTATATCATTATATATATTCGCTGCATTCATAATGCCTACTCGTCCCGGTTCAAGCCCTTTTTCTTTCAAAACAGGATCAAGTTTTCTGTCAAATCTGCTTACAAATATGCTTAAAACGGAAGATGGAGTCTCTTTTTCGCATCTGCGAAGTCCTCTTTCTATCGCATCAAGACACTCTTTGGCCTGATTTTTGGAAAAAATGAGTGTTGCATTTATATTTATACCCTCACTTATAAGCTCTTCTATAGCTTCACATCCAGCTTTAGTCACAGGCACTTTTATCATAACATTGGGTCTGTCTATCTCATCATACAACCTTTTTGCTTCTTCGACAGTTGCTTTGGCATCATCACATAAAAAAGGGTCAACCTCTAAACTTACAAATCCGTCATCTTTTCTCTCATAAAGACCTGCCAGTTTGTCTGCAGCTTTTTGTATATCGTAGATTGCGACAGCTTCGTATATCTCTTTTGGTTTTTTCCCCGATAGTGACTCTATCTGTTTTTTGTATGCCCTGGAAGTGAGAATTGCATTCTTGAAAATTGCAGGATTGCTTGTAGCTCCGTTTATTATATTTTTCTCTATAAGCTCTTCAAATTTATTATCCAGAAAATCTCTTTCAATAAAATCGGCCCACAATGAAAATTTTATATCTTTTAGATACATTAATACCCCTTAATTAAAATAATTAAAGAGTTATTTTATCATATCGTTCCAGTTACCTATCTTGCCAGGCTTATTAAGGGCTATTTCAAGCTCATCCAAAAACCTGTCGCGGCTTATTTCAACTGCTCCCATACGTTTTAGATGATCGCTTGGAATCTGACAGTCGATAAAATCAAATTTCCATTTTTTTGCAAGAAGACAAAGATGTACAAGAGCTGTTTTGGATGCATCACTCATTTTTGAAAACATCGACTCTCCAAAAAATGCAGCTCCCATACTGACACCGTAAAGACCTCCCACAAGTCTGTCTTCAAAATATATTTCAACAGAGTGGGCAAATCCCATATCAAAAAGCTTGCAGTAGGCATCAACCACTTCCGGAAGTATCCAGCTGCCGCTTTGATCTTTTCTTTTTATTTTGCCGCAGTTTTCAATAACCTCTTTAAAATTTGTGTCGACTCTGATTTCAAAAATATTTTTTTTAAGTCTCTTTTTTAGCGATTTGGAAATTTTCAGATCATTAGGATAGAGTACAAGTCTCGGATTGGGAGACCACCAGAGAATGGGGTCTCCTTCACTATACCAGGGAAATATGCCGTGTTTATATGCAGCCAAAAGACGATTTTCACTCAAATCTCCGCCAAAAGCAACAAGTCCTTCATCGCAGGCATATCTAGGATCAGGGAAAATATAGTCGTAGCGACTGAGCTTTGGTATCAGTATCTCTCTGCTCAAAAGAACCTCACTCTCTTATATCAAAGCCGAGGCCGCTTTTTTTGGTATACCTGACTGTAACACGCCCTCCTTTTTTGAGTTTTCCGAAAAGTATCTCGTTTGTTAGCGGTGTTTTTATCTCTTCGCTGATAACTCTGCCAAGAGGCCTTGCACCCAATTCTTCGCTATAGCCTTTTTCGGCCAGATATTTTCTTGCCTCTTTTGTCAATGTAACTTTTATATTTTTTGATTTTAAAAGATCATTAAGTTCGTCTATAAACTTGTCTACTATTTTCTCCATTATGTTCATGGTCAGAGCTCTGAATCTTATCACAGCATCTAGTCTGTTTCTAAACTCTGGTGTAAAATAGTTTTTCAAAGCTTCATCAAATTTTGATACGCTCTCTTGCTTGAACCCCATAACATTTGCTTCAGTTGCTCCCACATTTGATGTCATGATGATGATAACGTGCTTGAAATCGGCAACATTTCCATAGTTGTCGGTCAACGTGGCATTATCCATAACCTGAAGCAGTATATTTACCAGGTCCGGATGCGCTTTTTCTATCTCGTCAAGAAGCAGCACTGTATGAGGATGCTTCCTTATAGTCTCCGTCAAAAGTCCTCCCTCTTCATATCCAACATATCCCGGAGGTGCACCTATAAGTCTGCTTACCGCATGTTTTTCCATATATTCGCTCATATCAAATCTCTCAAAATGTACGCCAAGAGCAGCCGCAAGCTCTTTGGCAAGAGCTGTTTTTCCTACTCCAGTAGGACCTACGAAAAGGAAAGATCCGATAGGCTTATCCGGCGGATTGAGTCCTGCACGCGAACGCTTAATTGCCATCGAAATCTGCTCTACAGCCTCATCCTGCCCTAGCACTCTTGCTTTTAGCGTCTCCTCCAGTTTTTCAAGAACAGCAACATCGTCATGTGTAACTTTTGCAGGAGGAAGGTTGAGCATATTGGAAATTACATGTTCTATGTCATTTACAGTTACCAAAGACCTTCTCTTTTTCGCAAGATGAAATGATGCACCAACCTCATCGATAATATCTATCGCTTTATCCGGAAGCTGCCTGTCATTTATGTATCTGTCGGAGAGGTCTATTGCACTTTTCAATGCACTGTTGGTGTATCTTACTTTGTGATGACTTTCATATTTTGACTTCAGTCCTCTTAAAATCTTGAATGTGGTCTCAAGATCGGGCTCTTTGATATCTACTTTGGCAAATCTACGGCTCAAAGCCCTATCTTTTTCCAAAAAGTTTCTAAATTCACTGTAGGTAGTCGCACCTATACACTTGATAGCCCCCGATGCGAGAGCAGGCTTTAAAAGATTTGAAGCATCCATACTGCCGCCCTGTGTTGCACCTGCACCTACAAGTGTATGAATTTCGTCTATAAACATAATGGCATTCGGTTTTGCTTTCAGTTCTTCGATAACGCCCTTGAGCCTTTTTTCAAAATCACCTCTGTATTTTGTTCCCGCAAGCAAAGAACCAAGGTCAAGCGCATACAAAACTGCACCTTTCAAAACATCGGGTATTTCGCCTTCGGCAATTTTTATAGCTATACCTTCTGCAACGGCAGTCTTTCCGACTCCGGGTTCTCCTACCAGGATAGGATTATTCTTCTTTCTTCTGCAAAGAATCTGCATTACCCTTTCTATCTCTTTGTCTCTGCCGATAACAGGATCGATTTTTCCTTTTTTGGCTTCATTGACAAGGTTGACTGTATATTTTGATAGATATGTCTGTTTCTCTTCCTCATCCTCTTCCTGAGAGACTATATCAGTATCAGGATGGGATATCGCTTCGAGAATATCAAGTCTGGTAATACCCTGCTCTTTCAAAAGATAGACACTGTATGAGTGCTCTTCATCAAAAAGTGCAGCGAGCAGATCACCTACTCCCGCCTCTTTTTTATCGGCATTTTGTATATGTCTTATCATATTTTCTATAACTCTGGAGAGCGCTACTGTCTCAAATGGCTCTCTTATCATATTTTCAGGCAGAGGTTTTAGGGTATTTGCCAGATGCTGC contains:
- a CDS encoding LptF/LptG family permease gives rise to the protein MIYYRYLGRLYLKYFAVIFLALTLFFVGLDFLQSFKSLPDSANLQVLYVMYKAFYGADMLLPISLIFGMISAKVYLIRSNELVAFYSVGYDRKRVIKPFFISSVILLFFYIVLHATPFAYSSEYADSIKKNSYFTDSTTNLFFKYYDNYIYFEKLYPLQKRAENIRIFKVENDVLKEIIKAKEAFFDQNLWKIRNATVVNYKKNQDGSNIEVSQKSELKLLEGFRPKILDTIYEGKTSFSIIDAIEAIILLSKQNVNTDKIKSILYSQLVYPFFAPFLLVILFYFVPISRRFASITLFGFMAILTTLIVWGLLFALSKLSLTGVLPPELAVLFPVSLLGAGAFYLYSRF
- the pth gene encoding aminoacyl-tRNA hydrolase, translated to MFLIVGLGNPGPKYEKNRHNIGFMVIDYLVSHYKATPINKSSFKGELYKTDSTLLLKPMTFMNLSGQSVSAVKNFYKIENSNIIVCHDDIDLPFGAIRIKVGGSSGGHNGLKSLDSFIGNDYIRVRIGVGRPKEKAKVVSYVLSDFDLAQSEHLEEIIKNAAEAAVALTKKSLDEVRSKYTKKGAITG
- a CDS encoding 50S ribosomal protein L25/general stress protein Ctc; translated protein: MLEGVIRESIGKKSAKALRRDGYLIANIYGKGLENIHAAFKKGEFIRAVKSKENLAFPVKVGDKEINVVVQEYQKDPVTSDLLHVDLMVAQPGVVTYYMVPIKTVGTPKGLKNKGVLVISKRRIKVKGAIENVPNSITLDVTDLDVGDAILIRDIELPEGVQHMVADRVAVVGVIKAK
- a CDS encoding type IV pilus twitching motility protein PilT, with translation MYEIDVSKLTFEVTKKIRGYLQKLLQVGGSDLHVKANSLIRARVNGDIIPFSGEIISKEDALTLAKELLRTRFHELVEKKDVDLVYVFDENTRFRVNLFFQMDGVSAVFRTIPVEIKGIRELQLPDAIYNFAKIPRGMVLVTGVTGSGKSTTLAALIDEINNTRKEHIITIEDPIEFVHKDKKCIINQRSIGQDTLSFSRALRAALREDPDIILVGEMRDLETIEMALHAAETGHLVFSTLHTLDVKETVNRIISMFPPGEQNRIRIILASVLQGVVSQRLVKKKEGGRIAAVEIMFKTKRIETLIENGREMEIADAIEEGAIYGMQTFDQALLKLYQKGLIDHEEALSNATSKADMKLKIDGFTNETKAGQAGAGSAKDDDVFDLKI
- a CDS encoding transaldolase translates to MYLKDIKFSLWADFIERDFLDNKFEELIEKNIINGATSNPAIFKNAILTSRAYKKQIESLSGKKPKEIYEAVAIYDIQKAADKLAGLYERKDDGFVSLEVDPFLCDDAKATVEEAKRLYDEIDRPNVMIKVPVTKAGCEAIEELISEGININATLIFSKNQAKECLDAIERGLRRCEKETPSSVLSIFVSRFDRKLDPVLKEKGLEPGRVGIMNAANIYNDITDRALPDVRALFASTGVKDKSYPPEYYISELLAPMSINTAPVETIEYFLDSGKKEAKLPIEREKIEEFFENLKRNGIDVEKVSQELMDEGLEAFKVAFKEILAELE
- the aat gene encoding leucyl/phenylalanyl-tRNA--protein transferase, with the translated sequence MIPKLSRYDYIFPDPRYACDEGLVAFGGDLSENRLLAAYKHGIFPWYSEGDPILWWSPNPRLVLYPNDLKISKSLKKRLKKNIFEIRVDTNFKEVIENCGKIKRKDQSGSWILPEVVDAYCKLFDMGFAHSVEIYFEDRLVGGLYGVSMGAAFFGESMFSKMSDASKTALVHLCLLAKKWKFDFIDCQIPSDHLKRMGAVEISRDRFLDELEIALNKPGKIGNWNDMIK
- the clpA gene encoding ATP-dependent Clp protease ATP-binding subunit ClpA; translated protein: MISNELNTIFKEAVKLAKRNRHEYLTVEHIFLALLSNQEGKRILIQAGADIDLLRQKLQQHLANTLKPLPENMIREPFETVALSRVIENMIRHIQNADKKEAGVGDLLAALFDEEHSYSVYLLKEQGITRLDILEAISHPDTDIVSQEEDEEEKQTYLSKYTVNLVNEAKKGKIDPVIGRDKEIERVMQILCRRKKNNPILVGEPGVGKTAVAEGIAIKIAEGEIPDVLKGAVLYALDLGSLLAGTKYRGDFEKRLKGVIEELKAKPNAIMFIDEIHTLVGAGATQGGSMDASNLLKPALASGAIKCIGATTYSEFRNFLEKDRALSRRFAKVDIKEPDLETTFKILRGLKSKYESHHKVRYTNSALKSAIDLSDRYINDRQLPDKAIDIIDEVGASFHLAKKRRSLVTVNDIEHVISNMLNLPPAKVTHDDVAVLEKLEETLKARVLGQDEAVEQISMAIKRSRAGLNPPDKPIGSFLFVGPTGVGKTALAKELAAALGVHFERFDMSEYMEKHAVSRLIGAPPGYVGYEEGGLLTETIRKHPHTVLLLDEIEKAHPDLVNILLQVMDNATLTDNYGNVADFKHVIIIMTSNVGATEANVMGFKQESVSKFDEALKNYFTPEFRNRLDAVIRFRALTMNIMEKIVDKFIDELNDLLKSKNIKVTLTKEARKYLAEKGYSEELGARPLGRVISEEIKTPLTNEILFGKLKKGGRVTVRYTKKSGLGFDIRE